One genomic segment of Hydra vulgaris chromosome 14, alternate assembly HydraT2T_AEP includes these proteins:
- the LOC136091148 gene encoding LOW QUALITY PROTEIN: uncharacterized protein LOC136091148 (The sequence of the model RefSeq protein was modified relative to this genomic sequence to represent the inferred CDS: inserted 2 bases in 1 codon; deleted 1 base in 1 codon) produces MSKILKPTRLDLDHNAPTASKEWKHWKRTFENFIEDCESLEDFLQELRKLSKNCNYKDVSAEQYREEQIRDAFISEITSNYICQRLLENSTLNLQSAFNQARSLDIAQRNSESYIQKPLSSSTSPNIVATIKLPEESSAALNAMPVHPQTNCIYCGNQPHNQLNRTSARKNCPAQNVACFKCGKKGHFSKVCLGWPIKKTHSVTAAVHKPSLCTVSSGCPESLFHASVVVKINGESLTALIDSCSSDNFISKKIIDTLKIKTLPSKRKISMALTTMESGLVGCCSVNLELNGLLYNNVRFGILENLCSDIILGYDFQKQHKNLIFPFGGEKEDLIVTRKNNLCALQKAKIKIPSLFTSISDKTQPIATKSRRFNKDDQNFIESEISQLLSDGIIEPCFSPWRAQVVVVKDLTKSNKKRLCIDYSQTVNLYIELDAYPLPRIDDMINELAKYKVFSTFDLKSAYHQIPIKNSDKKYTAFEANGKLFQFCRIPFGVTNGVSMFQRSVDKFVEKEKLHYTFPYLDNITIGGYDQVHHDENCLHHNNIKPDTERLRPLDLLPPPSDVLSLRRTLGMFSYYSKWIPSFANKVCPLINVKSFPIDSEAFEAFQLLKRELHSATLSSIDESLPFVVECDASDVAVSATLNQNGRPVAFMSRTLNKSEINYPAVEKEAVAIIEAVRKCVLLLLFDNRKKTKIKNSKIQCWRMELAEFSCTISYRPGSDNVVPDALTRAFCATTQPQTNLSEIHNCLCHPGVTRMLHFVKSKNLPFSTEEVKKVCSNCHICSELKPKFYRSANVSELIKSIRPMDRLNIDFKGPLPSNSRNKYLFTVIDEYSRYPFAIPCPDISSTTVVKCLDQIFSFCGFPTYIHSDRGSSFISNELKSYLTQKGIATSNSTPYHPISNGQVERYNGLIWRNICLALKTHNLDVRNWEVVLSDALHSLRSLLSTATNCTPHERLFSXSLMVNSLPSWLTPGPIFLRRFVQTNKNDNLVD; encoded by the exons atgtcaaaGATCTTAAAACCAACGAGGCTTGATCTTGACCATAATGCACCAACTGCTTCGAAAGAATGGAAGCATTGGAAACGAACATTTGAGAATTTCATAGAGGATT GTGAATCTCTTGAAGACTTTCTTCAGGAACTACGCAAACTTAGCAAAAACTGTAACTATAAAGATGTTTCAGCTGAACAATATCGAGAGGAACAAATAAGAGATGcttttatttctgaaataaCTTCAAATTACATTTGCCAACGCCTTCTTGAAAATTCAACATTGAATTTACAATCAGCATTTAACCAAGCTCGCTCTCTTGACATTGCTCAGAGGAACTCTGAGTCTTATATACAGAAACCCCTCTCATCATCAACCAGTCCAAATATTGTTGCTACTATAAAGTTACCAGAAGAATCTTCAGCAGCACTCAATGCAATGCCTGTTCATCCACaaacaaattgtatttattgtgGTAATCAACCTCACAACCAACTTAATCGAACCTCTGCTCGGAAAAATTGTCCGGCTCAAAATGTTGCATGTTTTAAATGTGGAAAAAAAGGACATTTCTCCAAAGTTTGTCTTGGCTGGCCAATCAAAAAGACCCACAGTGTTACAGCTGCAGTGCATAAACCAAGTTTGTGTACTGTTTCAAGTGGTTGTCCTGAGAGCCTTTTTCATGCATCTGTTGTTGTCAAAATTAATGGTGAATCATTAACAGCACTAATTGATTCTTGTAGTTCAGATAattttataagcaaaaaaattattgatactttgaaaataaaaacattacccagtaaaagaaaaatttctatGGCCCTCACAACAATGGAGTCTGGATTAGTAGGTTGTTGTTCAGTTAACCTCGAACTAAATGGTTTACTGTATAATAATGTTCGATTTGGTATCTTGGAAAATCTTTGTAGCGATATCATACTTGGCTATGACTTCCAAAAGCAAcacaaaaatcttatttttccATTTGGTGGAGAAAAAGAAGACTTAATAGTCACAAGGAAAAATAACCTATGTGCACTGCAAaaggctaaaataaaaataccttcCTTGTTTACAAGTATTTCAGATAAAACGCAGCCAATAGCTACTAAATCAAGAAGATTTAATAAAGATgaccaaaattttattgaaagtgAAATATCACAGCTATTATCAGATGGTATAATTGAGCCATGTTTCTCACCATGGAGAGCCCAAGTAGTGGTTGTAAAGGATCTtactaaatcaaacaaaaaaagactCTGCATTGATTACTCTCAAACAGTTAACCTTTACATTGAATTAGATGCATATCCTCTTCCTAGAATAGATGATATGATAAATGAACTTGCAAAATACAAGGTATTCTCTACCTTCGACTTAAAAAGTGCTTACCATCAAATTCCTAtaaaaaattcagataaaaagTATACAGCATTTGAGGCAAATGGaaaattgtttcaattttgCAGGATTCCATTTGGAGTTACTAATGGTGTGTCTATGTTCCAAAGATCTGTGGacaaatttgttgaaaaagaaaaattacacTACACTTTTCCATACCTTGACAATATAACCATTGGTGGCTATGATCAGGTACATCATGATGAAAATTGTCTACA TCATAACAATATAAAACCAGATACTGAACGATTACGTCCTTTAGATTTACTACCTCCTCCTTCTGATGTTTTATCACTTCGTCGAACTTTGGGTATGTTTTCTTATTACTCAAAATGGATCCCTTCTTTTGCTAATAAAGTTTGCcctttaattaatgttaaatcCTTCCCAATCGATAGTGAAGCATTTGAAGCATTTCAATTACTTAAAAGGGAACTTCACTCTGCCACTTTGAGTTCTATTGATGAGAGCTTACCTTTTGTTGTTGAATGTGATGCATCCGATGTAGCTGTATCAGCTACCTTGAATCAAAATGGTCGTCCAGTTGCTTTCATGTCTCGGACATTAAacaaaagtgaaattaattatcCAGCAGTAGAAAAAGAAGCAGTAGCTATTATTGAAGCTGTTCGAAAATG CGTTCTGTTGCTTTTGTTTGATAACCGCaagaaaacaaagataaaaaatagtaaGATTCAGTGCTGGAGGATGGAGTTAGCAGAGTTTAGCTGTACTATATCATATCGTCCTGGAAGTGATAATGTAGTTCCTGATGCACTTACACGTGCCTTTTGTGCCACAACTCAACCTCAAACAAACCTAAGCGAAATACATAATTGTTTATGTCATCCAGGTGTCACTCGTATGCTTCACTTTGTTAAATCTAAGAACTTACCT TTTTCTACGGAAGAGGTTAAGAAAGTTTGTTCTAACTGCCATATTTGTTCAGAATTAAAACCAAAGTTTTATCGATCTGCGAATGTCAGTGAGTTAATCAAATCCATACGTCCAATGGATCGTctaaatatagattttaaagGGCCATTGCCATCTAATTCTagaaataagtatttatttacagTTATTGATGAATATTCTCGGTATCCATTTGCTATCCCGTGTCCAGATATCAGTTCAACAACCGTTGTGAAATGTTTAGACCAAATATTCTCTTTTTGTGGTTTTCCAACTTACATTCATTCTGACAGAGGCTCATCATTCATATCTAATGAACTAAAATCTTACCTGACTCAGAAAGGAATTGCAACAAGTAATTCTACTCCATATCATCCTATCAGTAATGGACAAGTTGAGAGATATAATGGTTTGATATGGAGAAATATTTGTTTGGCACTAAAAACCCACAACCTAGATGTTAGAAATTGGGAAGTTGTTCTATCCGATGCCCTTCACTCACTCCGTTCGTTATTATCAACTGCAACTAATTGTACACCCCATGAGAGATTATTCAG TTCCCTCATGGTTAACTCATTACCCTCATGGTTAACTCCTGGTCCTATTTTTCTTAGACGTTTCgtgcaaacaaacaaaaacgaTAATCTTGTTGATTAA